A window from Vanessa atalanta chromosome 16, ilVanAtal1.2, whole genome shotgun sequence encodes these proteins:
- the LOC125069914 gene encoding uncharacterized protein LOC125069914: MRWSEAITLEFVKMYLKHDCLWNPSHPGYKLKYQRDKAYADICSEFKDSTMKSLTIPEVKMKIKNLRTTYVQQVHKILQKSSPDSIYEPSLIWFQEMDRCLKHIPTNRHLASYTTQDAPDVDTSCQIWVGQELQNNNNDENPDPLISNSEDDYESPKTEDSLSPIKKEKPLSPLMNKKNKKKKLKHRNHIDYSKDSNFETTKEDEFDIYGKYIASQLRKMDLQKAIRLQLEIQSLVSEARISDITSD; encoded by the exons ATGCGATGGAGTGAAGCAATCACACTTgaatttgtaaaaatgtatttaaaacatgaTTGCTTGTGGAACCCTAGTCACCCgggatacaaattaaaatatcagaGAGATAAAGCATACGCGGATATATGTTCTGAATTTAAAGATTCCACTATGAAGTCTTTAACCATCCCTGAAGTTAAGATGAAAATAAAGAACTTGAGAACGACTTACGTCCAACAAGTACACAAAATATTGCAGAAATCGAGTCCAGACTCCATTTACGAACCTTCCTTAATCTGGTTTCAAGAAATGGATCGATGTTTGAAACACATCCCAACAAACCGCCATTTAGCCTCTTATACA actCAAGATGCCCCTGATGTTGATACTTCCTGCCAAATATGGGTCGGACaagaattacaaaataataacaatgatgaGAATCCTGATCCCCTTATCTCAAATTCAGAGGATGATTATGAATCACCAAAGACTGAAGATTCATTAAGTCCAATTAAAAAAGAGAAGCCATTGTCTCcacttatgaataaaaaaaataaaaagaagaagTTAAAACACAGAAACCATATTGATTATTCCAAAGATTCTAATTTTGAAACTACAAAAGAAGATGAATTTGACATCTATGGTAAATACATAGCTTCTCAATTGAGGAAAATGGATTTACAAAAAGCTATCAGACTTCAATTGGAGATACAAAGCCTAGTAAGCGAAGCCAGGATATCAGATATAACTAGTGATTAG